The DNA region CGAGCGTGAGTGGCGTGTCGCGCGGCGAGAAGCCGCCGGTGGCGGCAGGATTCAGCGTGGTCGGATCGGGGCGAACCTGGCCGGCCGGTGTCGCCGTCCAGGTGAGGGCGGCGCCAAGGGCCAGCGGCAGGACGAACGAGGCGATCGGGATACGACGCATGCGGCACATCTCCACAGCGGGAGGGCGAACGGCGAACGCAGAACGAGGAGACGACCAGCCCCCTGGATCTGAAAGGGTCTCTGAGCCCTGAGCCCTGAGCCCTGAGTCGAGAGCCCTGAGCCGTGCCGTCAGCCTTCCTGTCCCAGCGACGCGATGGCCCTGTCGATCACGCCCCCTGCACTGGCCAGCGCCTCGGCGGCGCGCTCGCGGGTGCAGCCCGACTTGACCATCACGACTGCCGTCGCGACGTCGCCCCCGCCGGCCTCGAGGGCGGTCGTGGCCGCCGCCTCGTCCAGCCCCGTCTCCGACTGCAGGATGCGCACCGCGCGTGCCTGCAGCTTGCTGTTGCGCGCCCGCATGTTGGTCATGCGGTTGCCGCGCACGTATCCCAACTGGATCATCGCCGTCGTCGAGATCATGTTGAGCACGAGCTTCTGCGCCGTGCCGGCCTTCATGCGGGTCGAACCCGCGACCACTTCCGGGCCGACGACCGGCACGATCGGCACGTCGACCGCCTGGGTGATCGCCGAGCCCGGCACGCAGGTGACCGCCACGGTGAACGCGCCGATCGACCGGGCGTGCGCGACGGCGCCGATCGTGTACGGCGTCCGCCCCGAGGCGGCGATGCCGACGACGACGTCCGCGGCGGTCACGCCACGCGCCGCGAGGTCGCGCGCCCCGGCCTCGCCGTCGTCCTCCGACGCCTCGACGGCCCGCCAGCACGCCTCGTAGCCGCCGGCGATCAGGCCCTGCACGAGCTCGGCCGGGACGCCGTAGGTGGGCGGGCATTCGGACGCGTCGAGCACACCCAGGCGCCCCGACGTGCCCGTCCCGACGTAGATGATCCGGCCGCCCTGCCGCAGGCGCGCCAC from Luteitalea sp. TBR-22 includes:
- the murQ gene encoding N-acetylmuramic acid 6-phosphate etherase, giving the protein MSDLPITEQENERSRGLDTLSIADTLALINDEDHGVPAAVRRELPSITRAVEGVVARLRQGGRIIYVGTGTSGRLGVLDASECPPTYGVPAELVQGLIAGGYEACWRAVEASEDDGEAGARDLAARGVTAADVVVGIAASGRTPYTIGAVAHARSIGAFTVAVTCVPGSAITQAVDVPIVPVVGPEVVAGSTRMKAGTAQKLVLNMISTTAMIQLGYVRGNRMTNMRARNSKLQARAVRILQSETGLDEAAATTALEAGGGDVATAVVMVKSGCTRERAAEALASAGGVIDRAIASLGQEG